Proteins encoded in a region of the Paramagnetospirillum magneticum AMB-1 genome:
- a CDS encoding ChbG/HpnK family deacetylase, with protein MTREKPAITLCADDYGLAPGLGIAIRALIEDGRLQATGCMTGSAHWPDEARLLKLLQGRAEFGVHLTLTDHRPLGAMPSLAPEGRLPPIGAMVKRSVLRRLDKVEIAAELERQVDAFEAHMGRPPDFLDGHHHVHQLPIIRDVVVDLWRRRLKARGGWVRSCWESPLTIARRGVDPIRATIIALLGIGLRRRMHAEGIPHNRSFRGVYDFSGKVAYAELFRIFSQAPGPGTLIMCHPGQVDDALRACEWLTDQREVEWKFLASDAFPLSLADRGITLAAKPLSA; from the coding sequence ATGACCCGAGAAAAACCCGCCATCACCCTTTGCGCCGACGATTACGGGCTGGCCCCGGGGCTCGGCATCGCCATCCGCGCCCTGATCGAGGACGGACGCCTCCAGGCCACCGGCTGCATGACCGGCTCGGCCCATTGGCCGGACGAAGCCCGGCTGCTGAAGCTGCTGCAAGGCCGGGCAGAGTTCGGAGTGCACCTGACGCTCACCGATCACCGGCCGCTGGGCGCCATGCCCTCCCTGGCCCCCGAGGGACGGCTGCCGCCCATCGGGGCCATGGTCAAGCGGTCCGTGCTGCGCCGCCTGGACAAGGTCGAAATCGCCGCCGAGCTGGAGCGGCAGGTGGATGCCTTCGAAGCCCATATGGGCCGCCCGCCCGACTTCCTCGACGGCCATCATCATGTGCACCAGCTGCCCATCATCCGCGACGTGGTGGTGGATCTCTGGCGCCGCCGGCTGAAGGCCCGAGGCGGCTGGGTGCGCTCGTGCTGGGAAAGCCCGCTGACCATCGCCCGACGCGGCGTCGATCCCATCCGCGCCACCATCATCGCCCTGCTGGGCATCGGCCTGCGCCGGCGCATGCACGCCGAGGGCATCCCCCACAACCGCAGCTTCCGCGGCGTCTATGACTTCTCCGGCAAGGTCGCCTATGCCGAGCTGTTCCGCATCTTCTCCCAGGCGCCGGGACCGGGCACCCTGATCATGTGCCACCCGGGCCAGGTGGACGACGCCTTGCGCGCCTGCGAATGGCTGACCGATCAGCGCGAGGTGGAGTGGAAATTCCTGGCCTCCGATGCCTTTCCCCTATCGCTGGCCGATCGCGGCATCACCCTGGCGGCCAAGCCGCTGTCGGCATGA
- a CDS encoding 3-phenylpropionate MFS transporter, giving the protein MSPTSASARLGTYYAALFVAVGIHIPFWPLWLQSRGMSASEIGLVAAAGYLTRILASPVIGHLADHGGQRRLLMIRLALAAGLIWLLFPLANGFWPILVLSVVAIFPFTGLVPLGDTLAMMVVSRHGLDYGRARLWGSLSFIAAATLLGKALESWPVAVLPWLMTGALLLTAASCLGLPDIKVPRHEGKPPSLRPVLLNPLFLLFLGTTALNQMAHTVYYAFATIHWKAAGLSDMVIGVLWSEGVVAEIILFAVSNRVVGRFGPAALLLAAALGGVVRWLLLGSTASLPLVALAQLLHAATFGCAHLGAIHFIARAVPAGLSARTQGIFAAMAIGLAPGLITPFSGRLYENLGGGSYLAMAGLSVMSAGLAWALMRRWTSGARITE; this is encoded by the coding sequence ATGAGCCCCACCTCCGCCTCGGCGCGGCTGGGAACCTATTACGCCGCCCTGTTCGTGGCGGTGGGCATTCACATCCCCTTCTGGCCCCTCTGGCTGCAAAGCCGGGGGATGTCGGCCTCGGAAATCGGTCTGGTCGCTGCGGCCGGCTACCTGACCCGCATCCTGGCCAGCCCGGTGATCGGCCATCTGGCCGACCATGGCGGCCAGCGCCGCCTGCTGATGATCCGCCTCGCCCTGGCCGCAGGCCTGATCTGGCTGCTGTTTCCCCTGGCCAACGGCTTCTGGCCCATCCTGGTGCTGAGCGTGGTGGCCATCTTCCCCTTCACCGGATTGGTGCCGCTGGGCGACACCCTGGCCATGATGGTGGTCAGCCGGCACGGCCTGGATTACGGGCGGGCGCGGCTGTGGGGATCGCTGTCCTTCATCGCCGCCGCCACCTTGTTGGGCAAGGCGCTGGAATCCTGGCCGGTGGCGGTTCTGCCCTGGCTGATGACCGGGGCCTTGCTGCTGACCGCCGCCTCCTGCCTGGGGCTGCCCGACATCAAGGTGCCACGGCACGAGGGCAAACCGCCGTCGCTGCGTCCGGTGCTGCTCAACCCGCTGTTCCTGCTGTTCCTGGGAACCACGGCGCTGAACCAGATGGCCCATACCGTCTATTACGCCTTCGCCACCATCCACTGGAAGGCGGCGGGCCTGTCGGACATGGTGATCGGCGTGCTGTGGTCCGAAGGCGTGGTAGCCGAGATCATCCTGTTCGCCGTCAGCAACCGGGTGGTCGGCCGCTTCGGCCCTGCCGCCCTGCTGCTGGCCGCCGCCCTGGGCGGGGTGGTGCGCTGGCTGCTTCTGGGGTCAACTGCCTCGCTGCCGCTGGTAGCCCTGGCCCAGTTGCTGCACGCCGCCACCTTCGGCTGCGCCCATCTGGGAGCCATCCATTTCATCGCGCGGGCGGTTCCCGCCGGCCTGTCGGCCCGCACCCAGGGCATCTTCGCCGCCATGGCGATCGGACTGGCGCCCGGCCTGATCACCCCCTTCAGCGGCCGGCTGTATGAAAACCTGGGAGGCGGTTCCTATCTGGCCATGGCCGGTCTTTCCGTCATGTCGGCGGGGTTGGCCTGGGCCCTGATGCGCCGCTGGACCTCGGGGGCGAGAATCACCGAGTGA
- a CDS encoding sigma-54-dependent transcriptional regulator, which yields MTSLPIILVVDDEKQSQEALRRVLADEFQVLTASTAEEAEGLLEQEMVHAILCDQRMPGIQGVDFLKAVRDRWPDPVRMIISGYSEAEDIIAGVNEAGIYQYITKPWEPDELVQTLHGALKLYSLQRENAQASLDLKVPPAALERSIARKTGTLKRQHHFDGIIHAPDSPLTEVIEMARKVSSFDISVLITGESGTGKELLARAIHYNSPRGNKPFVVENCGALPDQLLESELFGCKKGAFTGAYEDRIGLFEQASGGTIFLDEIGETSPAFQVKLLRVLQEGEIRPLGARLTRKVDVRVIAATNRNLEEEVREKHFRRDLFYRLAAFPIHLPPLRERPMDVPLLAERLLGETGKGFGRPNLRFGPEAMAQMRGYDWPGNVRELQNEIQRMVALAEHAVLSPDLLSPRLRARICPAGRALADQGEPATLKEQVEMLEARLLAESLGRHRWNITRVAEETGLSRVGLRAKLRRYGLERED from the coding sequence ATGACCAGCCTGCCGATCATTCTGGTGGTCGACGACGAAAAGCAGTCGCAGGAGGCGCTGCGCCGGGTGCTGGCCGACGAGTTCCAGGTGCTGACCGCCTCGACGGCGGAGGAAGCCGAAGGATTGCTGGAGCAGGAAATGGTCCATGCCATCCTGTGCGACCAGCGCATGCCCGGCATCCAGGGGGTGGACTTCCTCAAGGCGGTCCGCGACCGCTGGCCCGACCCGGTACGCATGATCATCTCGGGCTATTCCGAGGCCGAGGACATCATCGCCGGCGTCAACGAGGCCGGCATCTACCAGTACATCACCAAGCCGTGGGAGCCGGACGAGTTGGTCCAGACCCTGCACGGCGCGCTGAAGCTGTATTCCCTCCAACGGGAAAACGCCCAGGCCAGCCTGGACCTCAAGGTTCCTCCGGCGGCGCTGGAGCGCTCCATCGCCCGCAAAACCGGCACGCTGAAGCGCCAGCATCACTTCGACGGCATCATCCATGCCCCGGATTCGCCCCTGACCGAGGTGATCGAGATGGCGCGCAAGGTGTCGTCCTTCGACATCTCGGTGCTGATCACCGGCGAATCGGGCACCGGCAAGGAATTGCTGGCCCGCGCCATCCATTACAATTCCCCTCGCGGCAACAAGCCCTTCGTGGTGGAGAATTGCGGCGCCCTGCCCGACCAATTGCTGGAATCCGAGCTGTTCGGCTGCAAGAAGGGCGCCTTCACCGGCGCCTACGAGGACCGCATCGGCTTGTTCGAGCAGGCCTCGGGCGGCACCATCTTCCTCGACGAGATCGGCGAGACCTCGCCCGCCTTCCAGGTCAAGCTCCTGCGCGTGCTGCAGGAAGGCGAAATCCGCCCCCTGGGCGCGCGCCTCACCCGCAAGGTGGATGTGCGCGTCATCGCCGCCACCAACCGCAACCTGGAAGAAGAGGTGCGGGAAAAGCACTTCCGCCGCGACCTGTTCTACCGCCTGGCCGCCTTCCCCATCCATCTCCCGCCGCTGCGTGAACGCCCCATGGACGTGCCGCTGCTGGCTGAACGGCTGCTGGGCGAGACGGGCAAGGGATTCGGGCGGCCCAATCTGCGCTTCGGCCCCGAGGCCATGGCCCAGATGCGGGGCTATGACTGGCCGGGCAATGTGCGCGAGCTGCAAAACGAGATCCAGCGCATGGTCGCCCTGGCGGAACACGCGGTGCTGAGCCCCGACCTGCTGAGCCCCCGCCTCAGGGCGCGCATCTGCCCGGCCGGACGGGCCCTGGCCGACCAGGGCGAGCCGGCCACCCTGAAGGAACAGGTGGAGATGCTCGAAGCCCGCCTGCTGGCCGAATCCTTGGGCCGGCACCGCTGGAACATCACCCGGGTGGCCGAGGAGACCGGTCTGTCCCGGGTCGGCCTGCGGGCCAAGCTGCGGCGTTATGGCCTGGAACGGGAGGATTGA
- a CDS encoding methyl-accepting chemotaxis protein, with amino-acid sequence MIEQLLQLTGGVAAVADDKIMRINGITRRSKMLALNATIEAHRVGSAGRGFAVVADEVKAISNEIALLTDALQGELRGRLGELSHFGENLAAQVREVQGERLADLAHNTIEVMDRNLYERSCDVRWWATDAALVACAGRSDEPAVVEHTCRRLGVILDSYTVYLDLWVADAQGRVVASGRGGRYPGVVGTDVSGEAWFRDAMATKSGGDFAVADVARAPALGNAMVATYATAIREDGEADGKPIGALGIFFDWQAQAQGIVDGVRLAPEDKARSRCLLLDSRHRVIASSDRTGVLSETFPLRTERGERGHYMDPTGVMVGYARTPGYETYDGLGWYGVIVQRLQNTRE; translated from the coding sequence ATGATTGAGCAATTGCTTCAGCTGACCGGTGGCGTCGCCGCCGTGGCCGACGACAAGATCATGCGGATCAACGGGATCACCCGTCGCTCGAAGATGCTGGCGCTCAACGCCACCATCGAGGCCCATCGGGTGGGCTCGGCCGGGCGGGGCTTCGCGGTGGTCGCCGACGAGGTCAAGGCCATCTCCAACGAGATCGCCCTGCTGACCGATGCCCTGCAGGGCGAGTTGCGCGGCCGTCTCGGCGAACTGTCGCATTTCGGCGAAAATCTGGCGGCGCAAGTGCGCGAGGTTCAGGGCGAGCGTCTGGCCGATCTGGCTCACAACACCATCGAGGTGATGGACCGCAACCTCTATGAACGGTCCTGCGACGTGCGCTGGTGGGCCACCGACGCCGCGCTGGTGGCCTGCGCCGGCCGCTCGGACGAGCCCGCCGTGGTCGAGCACACCTGCCGCCGTCTGGGGGTGATCCTGGATTCCTATACCGTCTACCTCGACCTCTGGGTGGCCGACGCCCAGGGCCGCGTCGTCGCCAGCGGCCGGGGCGGGCGCTATCCCGGCGTGGTGGGCACCGACGTGTCGGGCGAGGCGTGGTTCCGCGACGCCATGGCGACGAAGAGCGGCGGCGACTTCGCGGTGGCCGACGTGGCCCGGGCTCCCGCCCTGGGCAACGCCATGGTCGCCACCTACGCCACCGCCATCCGCGAGGACGGCGAGGCCGACGGCAAGCCCATCGGGGCGCTGGGCATCTTCTTCGACTGGCAGGCTCAGGCCCAGGGCATCGTCGACGGAGTGCGGCTGGCGCCCGAGGACAAGGCGCGGTCGCGCTGCCTGCTGCTGGATTCGCGGCACCGGGTGATCGCCTCCTCGGACCGCACCGGCGTGCTGAGCGAGACCTTTCCCCTGCGGACCGAGCGGGGCGAGCGCGGCCACTACATGGACCCCACCGGCGTGATGGTCGGCTATGCCCGCACCCCGGGCTACGAGACCTATGACGGCCTGGGCTGGTATGGAGTGATCGTCCAGCGGCTTCAGAACACTCGGGAATAG
- a CDS encoding MBL fold metallo-hydrolase codes for MTGLMAEITATPVAKGTLALWFLGQNGWMIKSPAGKVLAVDPYLSNSCHPSRRGLDLDRRVPILVTPEALEADLLLCTHSHKDHADPATLCACARGGRVKAFAGPGDTQAVFAAAGVAESQRGLTWPNHEIFLEDLKVTGTFALPTDAGDLTHMGFVIQVDGGPSLWITGDTAWCDLLAEAGARHQPDAICLPINGGYANLSHWDAAELVRRVAPAQAIPCHWDMFADNSCPPHLFEASLKVKEVRGVYRLPEHGRKMVIEPR; via the coding sequence ATGACCGGCTTGATGGCGGAAATCACGGCAACCCCGGTGGCCAAGGGGACGCTTGCCCTGTGGTTCCTGGGGCAGAACGGCTGGATGATCAAGTCGCCGGCCGGCAAGGTGCTGGCGGTCGATCCCTATCTTTCCAATTCCTGCCATCCGTCGCGGCGGGGCCTGGATCTCGACCGGCGGGTCCCCATCCTGGTCACGCCCGAGGCGCTGGAGGCCGACCTGCTGCTGTGCACCCACTCGCACAAGGATCACGCCGACCCCGCGACCCTGTGCGCCTGTGCCCGTGGCGGGCGGGTCAAGGCCTTCGCCGGGCCGGGCGATACCCAGGCGGTGTTCGCCGCCGCCGGGGTGGCGGAAAGCCAGCGGGGCCTGACCTGGCCCAATCACGAGATTTTCCTTGAGGATCTGAAGGTTACCGGAACTTTCGCCCTGCCGACCGATGCCGGTGATCTCACCCATATGGGCTTTGTCATCCAGGTTGACGGCGGTCCCTCCCTGTGGATTACCGGCGATACCGCCTGGTGCGACCTGCTGGCCGAGGCGGGGGCGCGGCACCAGCCCGACGCCATCTGCCTGCCCATCAATGGCGGCTATGCCAATCTGTCCCACTGGGACGCGGCGGAGCTGGTCCGCCGGGTGGCGCCGGCCCAGGCCATTCCCTGCCACTGGGACATGTTCGCCGACAATTCCTGCCCGCCGCATCTGTTCGAGGCCTCGCTGAAGGTCAAGGAGGTGCGGGGTGTCTACCGCCTGCCGGAGCATGGGCGGAAGATGGTGATCGAACCCCGGTAG
- a CDS encoding class I SAM-dependent methyltransferase has product MPNPFDVVLEHLHASRFDDAENACRDILARAPNHPGALCLLGAVANGRGQWAQAHQWIDQAARLGGEFPVLLVERAVTFQGQGEVGKAIASLRAAVAKEPEVARGHQLLSELLLPGPDYYQVLSRLHEWLKPRCYLEIGVFRGQSMVLAQAPTIAVGIDPAAQLHATPQTVTKIFPLESDVYFGTRDVRSDLEADSVDLAFIDGLHHFEQTLRDFINVERLSRPDSVITIHDGLPLDSLTAARDRKTSFWTGDVWKIIPCLTKWRPDLNVFTVASAPSGLTVVLGADSSSRVLSDNFDAIVAEFMNSDPEPTKPGWAESMRMAPNDWDDLRRRLDRRAA; this is encoded by the coding sequence ATGCCCAATCCTTTCGATGTCGTCCTCGAGCATCTTCACGCCAGTCGGTTCGATGATGCGGAAAATGCTTGCCGCGATATTCTCGCCCGCGCGCCCAATCATCCCGGCGCCTTGTGCCTGTTGGGGGCTGTGGCCAATGGACGGGGCCAGTGGGCGCAGGCGCATCAGTGGATCGATCAGGCGGCCCGGCTGGGCGGCGAGTTTCCGGTGCTGCTGGTCGAGCGTGCGGTGACCTTCCAGGGGCAGGGGGAGGTGGGCAAGGCAATCGCGTCGCTTCGGGCGGCCGTGGCCAAGGAACCCGAGGTGGCGCGTGGACACCAGCTGTTGTCCGAACTGCTCTTGCCGGGGCCTGACTACTATCAGGTGCTGAGCCGGCTGCATGAGTGGTTAAAGCCCCGTTGCTATCTTGAAATCGGGGTCTTCAGGGGCCAGTCCATGGTCCTTGCCCAGGCCCCCACCATTGCCGTCGGCATCGATCCGGCGGCTCAGCTTCACGCAACGCCCCAGACGGTGACAAAGATTTTTCCGCTGGAAAGCGACGTCTATTTCGGGACTCGCGATGTCCGTTCCGATCTTGAAGCCGACAGCGTCGATCTGGCTTTCATCGACGGGTTGCACCACTTCGAGCAGACCCTGCGGGACTTCATCAACGTCGAGCGTCTGAGCCGCCCGGACAGCGTCATCACCATCCATGACGGCCTGCCCCTGGACAGCCTCACGGCGGCCCGCGACCGCAAGACCTCGTTCTGGACCGGCGACGTTTGGAAGATCATCCCCTGCCTGACCAAGTGGCGCCCAGACCTGAACGTCTTCACGGTGGCCTCTGCTCCGTCGGGCTTGACCGTGGTCCTGGGGGCCGACAGCTCTTCTCGCGTCCTGTCGGATAATTTTGATGCCATCGTTGCAGAGTTCATGAACAGCGACCCCGAGCCCACCAAGCCCGGTTGGGCTGAAAGCATGCGCATGGCGCCCAACGACTGGGACGACCTGCGGAGGCGACTGGATCGGCGGGCGGCGTAG
- a CDS encoding sensor histidine kinase, with translation MAQLTDPRPSSAYDFAGGYDPDMAAAQETAWIEVIRKMEEVYSDLISYEVELEEKNTALEEAQRFINSVLSAVSDILIVCDQNGRIQQVNLAFLQLTGLAEVDLFECPLEDLLAEDTGQLRLFSWIDAVEGHDREVRFRSADGGLTDPVALSCATRLDHRGLPAGIVLTGRPVGELRRAYEALKTAQAQLIQQEKMASLGRLIAGVAHELNNPISFVYGNVHALSKYSTRIAAYLDAIHAGCDETEREALRASLRIDSTLADLPALMEGTAEGAQRVADIVRSLKRLSFSAGSKPEEFDLGEVVAKAVQWSGSGKKGLASIELDLPDHLAVRGNPGQLHQVIVNLIENALDAVAGRPDGRVEVTGKAEGGQTVLTIADNGPGIPPDIVGKVFDPFFTTKPVGKGTGLGLWISYGIIRDHGGSLEAGATASGGARFTISLPPA, from the coding sequence ATGGCCCAGCTCACCGACCCCCGCCCCTCTTCGGCCTATGATTTCGCTGGCGGCTATGATCCCGACATGGCGGCGGCCCAGGAGACCGCCTGGATCGAAGTGATCCGCAAGATGGAGGAGGTCTATTCCGACCTCATCTCCTACGAGGTGGAGCTGGAGGAGAAGAACACCGCCCTGGAAGAAGCCCAGCGCTTCATCAATTCCGTGCTGTCGGCGGTGTCGGACATCCTGATCGTCTGCGACCAGAACGGCCGCATCCAGCAGGTCAACCTGGCCTTCCTCCAGTTGACCGGCCTAGCCGAGGTGGACCTGTTCGAATGCCCGCTGGAGGATTTGCTGGCCGAGGATACCGGCCAGTTGCGCCTGTTCAGCTGGATCGACGCCGTCGAGGGCCATGACCGCGAGGTGCGCTTCCGCTCGGCCGATGGCGGGCTGACCGACCCTGTGGCGCTGTCTTGCGCCACGCGGCTGGATCATCGCGGCCTGCCCGCCGGCATCGTGCTGACCGGGCGGCCGGTGGGCGAGCTTCGCCGTGCCTACGAGGCGCTGAAGACCGCCCAGGCCCAGTTGATCCAGCAGGAAAAGATGGCCTCCCTCGGCCGCCTGATCGCCGGGGTGGCCCACGAACTCAACAACCCCATCAGCTTCGTCTACGGCAATGTCCACGCCCTGTCCAAATACTCAACGCGCATCGCCGCCTATCTCGACGCCATCCACGCCGGTTGCGACGAGACCGAGCGCGAGGCCCTGCGGGCCAGCCTGCGCATCGATTCGACCCTGGCCGACCTGCCCGCCCTGATGGAGGGCACCGCCGAGGGGGCCCAGCGGGTGGCCGACATCGTGCGCAGCCTGAAGCGCCTGTCCTTCTCGGCCGGATCCAAGCCCGAGGAGTTCGACCTGGGCGAAGTGGTGGCCAAGGCGGTGCAATGGTCTGGATCGGGCAAGAAGGGACTAGCCAGCATCGAACTGGACCTGCCCGATCATCTGGCGGTGCGCGGCAATCCCGGCCAGTTGCACCAGGTAATCGTCAACCTGATCGAGAATGCCCTGGACGCCGTGGCGGGCCGCCCCGACGGCCGCGTCGAGGTGACTGGCAAGGCCGAGGGCGGCCAAACCGTGCTGACCATCGCCGATAACGGCCCCGGCATTCCCCCCGACATCGTCGGCAAGGTGTTCGACCCCTTCTTCACCACCAAGCCGGTGGGCAAGGGAACCGGCCTGGGTCTGTGGATCTCCTACGGCATCATCCGCGACCATGGAGGGTCGCTGGAGGCCGGCGCCACCGCCTCGGGGGGCGCCCGCTTCACCATCAGCCTGCCACCGGCTTGA
- the chrA gene encoding chromate efflux transporter: MSQLPSDAHPTFGEAIRVWLRIGLLSFGGPAAQIATMHRILVDERKWVGEARFLHALNFCMLLPGPEAQQLATYIGWLLHRTRGGLVAGILFVLPGFLVMMGLAALYAGFHQVPLVDGLFYGIKPAVLAVVIEATLRIGRRALRGVEKLGIAILAFLGIFAFDLPFPLIVLAAGAWGFMAARAGRAAFLPAGGGQAGAMGAADRAIDEGAGHTRPDHWRSVRMAVFCLVLWLAPVVAAMVWGQGAYGAIGLFFSKMAVVTFGGAYAVLAYVAQQAVEVHGWLAPSEMLDGLGLAETTPGPLILVNQFVGFLAGFRDHGGLGPWTGGVLGAALTVWVTFTPCFLWILAGAPYVEVLRGYKALSGALAAITAAVVGVIFNLGLWFALHVLFGTVDEMRVGAVRLFVPQLASLDPAALALAVAAAIAMLRLHIGMIPTLAAAGLSGIVWKLFLFP; this comes from the coding sequence ATGTCTCAACTCCCATCTGACGCCCATCCCACCTTTGGCGAGGCGATCAGGGTGTGGCTGCGGATCGGCCTGCTCAGCTTCGGCGGGCCGGCAGCCCAGATCGCCACCATGCACAGAATTCTGGTGGACGAGCGCAAATGGGTGGGCGAGGCTCGCTTTCTGCATGCGTTGAATTTCTGCATGTTGCTGCCGGGGCCAGAGGCGCAGCAATTGGCCACGTATATCGGCTGGCTGCTGCATCGGACCCGGGGGGGGCTGGTGGCCGGCATCTTGTTCGTGTTGCCCGGCTTTCTGGTGATGATGGGGCTGGCGGCGCTTTACGCCGGGTTTCATCAGGTTCCCCTGGTTGACGGACTGTTTTATGGCATCAAGCCCGCGGTGCTGGCCGTGGTGATCGAGGCGACCCTGCGCATTGGCCGCCGGGCCTTGCGCGGGGTGGAGAAGCTGGGGATCGCGATCCTGGCCTTTCTTGGCATCTTCGCTTTCGACCTGCCGTTTCCCTTGATCGTGCTGGCGGCGGGAGCCTGGGGCTTCATGGCGGCGCGGGCGGGGCGGGCGGCCTTTCTGCCGGCCGGCGGAGGCCAGGCCGGCGCCATGGGCGCCGCCGACCGGGCCATTGACGAAGGGGCCGGGCATACCCGGCCCGACCACTGGCGAAGCGTCAGGATGGCGGTGTTCTGCCTAGTCCTGTGGCTGGCGCCTGTCGTTGCCGCCATGGTCTGGGGGCAGGGAGCCTACGGGGCCATCGGGCTGTTTTTCTCCAAGATGGCGGTGGTGACCTTTGGTGGCGCCTATGCCGTGCTGGCTTATGTGGCGCAGCAGGCGGTGGAGGTGCATGGCTGGCTGGCGCCGTCGGAGATGCTCGATGGCCTGGGCCTGGCCGAGACCACGCCGGGGCCGCTGATCCTGGTCAATCAGTTCGTCGGCTTTCTGGCCGGATTCCGCGACCACGGCGGGCTTGGCCCCTGGACGGGCGGAGTCCTGGGCGCGGCTTTGACCGTCTGGGTGACGTTCACGCCCTGCTTCCTGTGGATTCTGGCCGGGGCGCCCTATGTGGAGGTCCTGCGCGGTTATAAGGCGCTGTCCGGCGCCCTGGCGGCGATTACCGCCGCCGTGGTGGGGGTGATCTTCAATCTCGGCCTATGGTTTGCGCTGCACGTGCTGTTCGGCACGGTGGACGAGATGCGGGTCGGGGCGGTGCGGTTGTTCGTTCCCCAGTTGGCCAGCCTGGACCCGGCAGCGCTGGCCCTGGCAGTGGCGGCGGCCATCGCCATGCTGCGCCTTCACATCGGCATGATTCCGACCCTGGCGGCGGCCGGGCTGTCCGGCATTGTCTGGAAGCTATTTCTTTTTCCGTAG